CGGTGAACAGCGCCGTCGAGAAGCAGCCGACGACCAGCCCGGGCCGGGACTTCTCGAACAGCACCTCGGCGAGGACCGGGGAGTCCAGGACGGTCAGGTCGACGCCGAGCTTCTCGGCCTCGGTCTCCAGGATCCGGCTGTAGCGGGCCGGTGCGGTGGGGTGCGGCTTGAAGACGATCGAGCGGTGCCCGCGCGCCACGGCTCCGCGCATCATCCGCACGTGCAGCTCCTCTTCCTCCTTGGGGGAGAGGATGTTCAGCGCGGACAGGTACTGGCCGAGCAGCAGCGCCGCGTTGTCCGGCAGAACCGGCAACTCCGGTACGACGCCGCCGAGTCCGCTGAGCACCTTCAGGAACGCCGGCGCCGGCACGACCTGCGCCGGGACGTCGAACTCGGTCAGCAGCATCGGCGTCAGACCGGGCACCAGGTCCAGGTGCAGCAGGCGCCGTACCCGGGTGCCGACCAGCGGGTCCAGCTTGTTGCGGGTGGGGCCGTAGCTCATCAGGCCGTCGGCGTACACGTCGATCGGGGCGCCGGTGAACAGCTGGGCCAGCGTGAGTGCCGGGCTGACCTGGATGGACTCCAGGACCAGCTCCACCCGGTCCTCGCCCAGGCCCCACAGCAGCCGCAGATACCGCTCGAACAACGGGATGTCGTCCGGGCGGGGCGTCCAGGCCCCGGGGTGGAAGGGCTTGATGGCCTCGTTGTAGGACAGCACGCCGTCGAAGTGGTCGCGCAGCGACTCGAAGCCCGGCATCTCGTCGACGGCGGGCGTGGTCTCCGGCGTCCCGGCGTTGTTGAACACCAGCAGCAGCCGGCGGTCCGCCTCGGCGAAGCAG
This genomic window from Streptomyces sp. DG2A-72 contains:
- a CDS encoding alpha-2,8-polysialyltransferase family protein; translation: MSSSSRTTQIFCASTLYGAATLAAAIDSDCFAEADRRLLLVFNNAGTPETTPAVDEMPGFESLRDHFDGVLSYNEAIKPFHPGAWTPRPDDIPLFERYLRLLWGLGEDRVELVLESIQVSPALTLAQLFTGAPIDVYADGLMSYGPTRNKLDPLVGTRVRRLLHLDLVPGLTPMLLTEFDVPAQVVPAPAFLKVLSGLGGVVPELPVLPDNAALLLGQYLSALNILSPKEEEELHVRMMRGAVARGHRSIVFKPHPTAPARYSRILETEAEKLGVDLTVLDSPVLAEVLFEKSRPGLVVGCFSTALFTASAFYDLPVARIGTEPLLERLTPYQNSNRVPAVLADAVLPDLENRKGEETVPADTLWALVTAIGFTMQPQIYASLRPVAERYLSEHFGPRTQRYFKRKRLTSLGLPGGIPERLSFLPRNSTARRVVRRARALKKAVKR